The DNA sequence GTCTTTGCGAAATTCTTCTTTAACCGCGTAGCGAGTAATATGAATAAACTGCGGTATTAACACAATAACAATAGCCCAGACGGTATTACCAATGCCGGGCCCGAGAATGGCAACAATAATAATAGCTAATAGTAATGAAGGTATTGATAAAACCACATCAAGAAAGTGGTTCAAAAAACTTGATTTGATGCCTTTAGTTAACGCAGAAAGAGAGCCAATAACAACGCCAATAACCAGTGAAATAATGACGACAATAAAACTTAGGCCAAAGGTAAGCGATGTGCCGTACATGAGTCGAGATAGCATATCACGGCCTAGTTCATCTGTGCCTAGTAAATGGCTAACGTTGCCATCTTCATGCCAAGCAGGCGGTAACAGCGCCATATCTAGTTGACCTTCTACCGGAGAGTATGGCGCTAAAATGGGAGCAAAGGCCGCTAAAAATATAAGAAACACAAAACAGCCAAAGCCGAGTATGGCAACGGGGGTTTTGCGAAATATTTGCCATAATTGCATAAAAGGAGAGGGAAATATCTCCTCTTGATAAATTTTTTCACGCGCCATGCTTTTTACCTCGTGCTAGTGGGTTAAGAGCCGCATAGAAGAAATCCGTTAGGATGTGAACAATAAATATAAAGCAAGATAGTACCAATAAACCACTTTGGATAGCGGTGTAATCTCGCTGATAAATGCTTTCAATGAGCCAGCGGCCAATACCCGGCCAACTGAATATGACTTCAGTGACCATAGCAATCGTTACTAGGTTCGCAAATTGTAAACCGACATGTCGGATAATTTTAATTAAAGCATTTCTGATGGCGTGGCGAAAAATAATTTGCTGAGCGCTGAGGCCTTTGGCTCTTGCCGCACGAATATAACTTGTGGCTAAAACTTCAACCATAGAGGCACGCGCTAAGCGAATAAAAATGGTAGCAGGAGCTAATGCTACGACACTTGCCGGTAAGATAATATGCATAGTGGCATCTTGAAATGCTTGCCACTTTTCTGGACTGTTGCTTAGCAGAATATCAAAAAATAGTATGCCAGTTACCATGTCAATTTCAAATAATAAACTCAGTCTACCTGCTGATGGTAACCAGCCTAGCGTGATAGAAAAGAGTAAAATAGCAAGTAAACCAAGCCAAAATACAGGAATGGAATAGCCTAGCATTGCCACAGACAAAATAACATTATCGCTGGTTTTGTTGTGTCTAATTGCCGCAATGAAACCTAAAGGAATACCGATAAGCATAGCTAACATCAGGGCGACTAGGCTTAATTCTATGGTTGCCGGTAATAGTTTTAAAACCTCTGAGCTGATAGGGGTTTGGCTTGACATGGAAAGCCCTAAGTCACCATTGACAATATGGCTTAAATACGCCCAGTATTGCACAATAAAATTCTTATCGGCCTGGTAGGCATTGTTAAGCTCAGCTAGCTGGGTCGGGGTGGCATGAATTTGTCCAGAGAGATTAATAACCGCATCACCCGGAAATAAAAAGCCCAAACTAAAAGAAAGTAAAGTTAACACCAACATGGTGAAAACAAACAGGCTTAATCGTCGAAGTGTAAAAATTAACATGTTATTGCTGCTCCTCTAATTGCGTAGCAGCTGAAGTGGTTGCTTCTGACGGTGCTTGCTTAAATACATGATAAAAGCTGATACCGCCAAAATTAGCTAATATGTTGCCTTTTACATTAACACCGCGTGCTTGGTATCGTTTAGAGTGAGCAATAGGCAGTAAAGGTTTTTCATCGTGTAATATTTTCATCGCTTGAGCGTAGTAGCTTTTTCTATCAGCAACGTTTGCCGTTTTCAGCGCTTTTTCAATCAAGTCATCGTATGCTTGATTACACCAGAAGGTTCTATTATTACCTGTTTCTGTGGCTGAGCAGCTCAGCATAGGTGTGAAGAAATTATCAGGATCAGGATGATCTGCTGACCAGCCTAATAAAAAGCTTTGATGTTCTCCTTGCGCTAGCCTGCGTAAAAAGGTGCTCCATTCATAACTGACAATATTCACTTTAATGCCAACTTTCTTTAAATCTGCTTGGATAAGCTTGGCCATAGTTACCGCGTTAGGGTTATAGGCTCGTTGCACAGGCATAGCCCATAAATCCATGGTAAAACCTTGAGCGTAGCCAGCCACCTCTAACAAGGCTCTAGCCTGATTAGGGTTATATTCATGATGCGGGATATTCTTGTCATAGGCCCAAGAGGTTTGCGGTAATATAGAGTGAGCAGTGTCAGCCTCACCTTGATAAACGGTATCAACAAGCGCTTGTTTGTTTATCGCTAAACTGACCGCTAACCGTACTAGTTTACTGTCAAATGGCGGCTTTTTAGTATTAAAACCATAGTAACCAATGTTTAATGCGGTAACTGCATCAAGCGTTAAATCAGGTCGCTCAATAATTTTTTTATGGGCGATAGGGTAGCTGCTAACATCACACTCTTTTGCCAAAAGTTTTGTAAGCCGGCTCGTTTTACTTGGTGATATATCGTAAACCAATTGTTCAATTTGAGCATTTTCTTGCCAGTAGTTTTCATGACGATAATAGCGAATCAGTGAGCCTACTCGATATTCTTTTAACTTAAACGGCCCTGTGCCAATTGGGTGGGTATCTATATCATGCATGGTATTGCGTTCGATTAGTTCTTGCGCATATTCAGCAGAGAGGATAATGGCAAAGTCTGTGGCTAAATTCGCTAAGAATGAGCTATCAGCGCGATTTAGCTGAAATCGTACGGTGTAATCATTTATTTTTTCTATGCTATCGACAAGGTTTTCAAATTCGACACTTTGAAAGAAAGGGTAAATGCCGCCAGAGATGTTATGAAAAGGGTGATTGGCATCTAAAATACGGTTAAAGCTGAAAATAACATCGTCAGCGTTTAGCTTACGGCTAGGGGTAAAATAGTCAGTTGCATGAAAACTCACATCTTTTCTTAAATAAAAGGTAATCTTTTTACCATCGCGTGTTACATGCCAAGATTTGGCAAGTGCAGGGACAATGGTATTGTCTGCTCCTTGATAGGTAATAAGTCGGTCATAGAGCTGGTGTGAGGTCGCATCAATCGTAGTACCTGATGTAACAAGCTGAGGGTTAAAGGTTTCTGGTGAGCCTTCAGAGCAATAAATGATACTGCGCTGGCTTACCGACTGTGTGTTTTGATCACTACAGGCGGCGAGCATAAAAATTGCTAGGAAGGCAAAATATAGCTGCAGCCAAGCTTTTGTATGTTTACTTAGATTAAAGTTCATCAGCGTTATTACCATCTAATAAGTTATACTTTTTAAGGTAGCCTCTTAATTGGTGATAAGTTAACTCTAATGCTTCCGCGGTTTTCTTTTGGTTATATTGACAGTGCGCTAATGCACTTTGGATTAGCTCAATTTCATAATCTTGCGATAACGACTTAAGTGATTGCGGATATTGCCCGTTGATCGCTTGCGGTGTTGTGGTACTTATTAAGCTGACATCTTCATTCGTTGATGTTTTTTGAGTTTCTTGTACTTGCTCTTGGCTAGATGTTTCAGCAGGTGCAGTTACTCTATCATTGGTCTTAACTCGCTGGCTTGGCCTATAAGGTGACTCGAATGGGTCTATCACTAATTCATGTACTGGTAAATGCGGATTGTTGCACCGGTAAACGCTACGCTCAACGACATTTTTAAGCTCGCGAATATTACCCGGCCAGTGGTAATCAAGCATGCTACGCTTGGCTTTTTCAGTGAAGCCACTAAATAACTCAAAATCTAATTCACGCGCCATGTTAATGGCAAAGTGCTCGGCGAGCATGATAATATCTTCAAGCCTTTCTCGTAAAGGTGGCAAGGTAACTACATCAAAAGCTAGCCTATCAAGTAAGTCAGCTCTAAATTGTCCAGAAGAAGCTAAGCTAGGTAAATCTTCATTGGTCGCGGCGATAAGGCGAACATCAGTGGCAATGGTTCGTGAGCCACCAACACGCTCAAATTCACCATACTCTACAACACGTAGTAATTTTTCTTGAATTAAGCCTGAAGTATTGGCAATTTCATCTAAGAATAATGTGCCTTTATCTGCTCGTTCAAAACGGCCTTCATGGCGTTTACTGGCGCCGGTAAATGCACCACTGTCATAGCCAAATAGTTCAGTCTCTAAAAGGTTCTCGTTTAATGCTGCACAATTAAGCTTAAGGTAACTTTGCTCCCAACGTTTTGACAGGTAATGCAAACGTGCGGCAACCAGCTCTTTACCAGTACCACGCTCACCAATGATAAGTACAGGTTTACTTAAGGGAGCAATTTGCGAAATTTGTTCTAAAACTTCAAGAAAACTATTTGATTGTCCAAGTAAATTATCTTGCTGATTAAAACGAGCCATATACAACCTATTATTTGGTTTTTTTCACTAACAAATAGTGTATTTCATTAACTGAGAGGATTAAAGACTTTTTATAAAAATATAATAAGTTCTTAAAAAACAATGTGGTATCATTTTTTTTAAACTTGGCGTAGATAATGAATAGCTTGTAAGTGTACATTAGCTGCAAGTTAAATATAGCTAAGATACATTTTTTGAGCTATTGTCGGTGCAAATTTGCGCCATAGAGGAAGAAGTTATGGGTATTTTTTCAAGATTCACAGATATTGTTAATTCAAACATTAATAGTTTGTTAGATAAAGCAGAAGATCCTGCCAAAATGGTACGTTTGATCATTCAGGAAATGGAAGATACCTTGGTTGAAGTTCGTTCAAGCTCTGCTAAAACATTAGCAGATAAAAAAGAGCTTTCTAGACAAGTAGTACGTTTTGAAAATGAAGCAGCGCAGTGGCAAGAAAAAGCTGAGTTAGCCTTAAGTAAAGATAGAGAAGATCTTGCGCGTGCGGCATTAATGGAAAAGAAAAAGTGTAGTGAAAGCGCACAAGCACTCGTTGATGAGCTGGCACATACAGATGAGCATTTAAGTAAACTGCAAGATGAGATTACGCAATTGCAAGAAAAGCTCGCTGATGCTAAAGCAAGACAAAAAGCGATAATTATGCGTGAAAAAACAGCAAGTTCTCGCTTGAAAGTTAAGAAAAATATTAACAGTGAACGCGTTAACGATGCACTAAGTCGCTTTGATCATTATGAGCGTAAAATTGATGATATTGAAGCGCAGGTCGAGTCTTATGACTTAGGTAGTAAATCATTATCTGATGAAATTGCTGAGCTTGAGTCTGATGAGAAAATTGATGATGAATTAGCGCAATTAAAAGCTAAAATGAAAGAAAATAAATAATACCAACACTAAGATTCATTTGTAGTTATCAGTTATCGTTCCCTCAGGAACATGTAAGGAGAAGCATAGTGCACGATATTATAATGGCACCCGTGATAATTTTCATGGTCATCGTAGCCCCAATTTGGTTAGTTTTACACTACAGAAGTAAACGACAAGTAAGCCAAGGTTTGAGCGAAGAAGAATATATTCAGTTATCTGAATTGTCTGAAATGGCTGACAAAATGAGTGAGCGTATTCAAACTTTAGAAGCTATTTTAGATGCTGAAACCCCTGATTGGAGAAGCAAGGTATGAGTAAACGACGTGGAGAGTTATTTCGTAACCCCAGTCGTGGAAAAATAGCCGGGGTTTGTGCTGGGGTTGCTGATTATTTTGGCTGGGAAACATGGCTGGTTAGAATATTGGTTGTTTCTGGTGTACTTTTTGGCATGCCATTTTTGATTTTAGTGTATGTGGCAGCTTGGTTTATTTTAGATAAAGATCCTAGCTCTGCTGCTTTTGTTAAAGGCAAGCGAGGACAAAATGTCAGTGGTTATGACCGGACAAAGTCCTCTGAAGATGAACTGGCCAGTGAGTCGATTAAAGTAAAAGCCCGAGTTTGGCAATCAGGTGAGCCGCCTAAACAAGCGTTTCACGATATTCGCCGAAAGTTTCGAACCTTAGAACATAAGCTACAAAACCTTGAAAAATACGTGACCTCGACGGAGTTTACGGTGTCGCGAGAGATCAATAAGTTATAGTGATAGAAGCAGGCAAATAGCCTGCTTTTTATTGCCAGTCTTATCGTAAGAAAGCTAGGGTAGGCACTATGAATTCGCTTTTAAAGCTTATATCATCAAGTAGAGTTTTAGTTAAAGTAATAATAAAAATTTCAATAGCCTATGGCAATTATAAAAAAGCAACGTATCGAAAAACTAAAGAATAAGGCCAGCGAAATGCTGAGTCGTAGCATTGATCAGCATATTAATTTGGCTGTGACAGGTCTTAGTCGTAGTGGTAAAACAGCTTTTATCACGTCATTGGTCAACCAATTAATCAATGAAGGCAATAAGAGTAAATTAAGCTTTTTTGATCCGGTTCATCAAGGAAATTTTATTGCCGCTAAACGTGTTCCTCAAAAAAATTATCAAGTTGCTAGGTTTGATTATGAGGGCGGGATCACGGCACTTACGGCTAAACAACCACATTGGCCTGAGCCGACACATGGTATTAGTGAGTTGCGTTTAGCGATTAGGTATCAACCTAAATCGTCATTGCTTAGGTATGCTACCGATATGGCGACACTAACGGTTGATATTACCGATTACCCAGGTGAGTGGTTGCTTGATTTACCTATGCTAAAACAAACGTTTGAGCAATGGTCGGATGTAACACTGGCATTATTAAAACAAGCGCCACGTAATAGTTACGCACAAGAGTTTTTGAATAAAATTGCAGATATAGACCCTTTTGCCCCCGCCAATGAAGAGCAAATTGCGCAATTATCGGCAGAATATACGCAACTATTACATCAGTTTCGCCATGAACTAGGGCTTTCGGTGATTCAACCGGGTAGATTTATTCTTCCAGGGGAGCTTGCTGGTGCGCCAATACTTGAGTTTTTCCCTTATGCGGGTTTTGATGATATTGATCTTAATCGTTATCAAAATGCGGATGATACCAGTTTTATTGGTATGCTCAGAGCACGCTTTATTGAGTACAAAGAAAGCGTTGTCCGTAAGTTTTATCAAAAGCATTTTTCTCGCTTTGACCGGCAAATCGTATTGGCTGACTGCTTAAACCCACTGAATAAGGGGGAAGAGAGTTTTGCTGATTTAGAGTTGGCTATCAGTATGATTTTAGAAAGTTATCGTTATGGTCAGTCGGGCATATTTTCCCGGGTATTCTCGCCCCGTATTGATAAGTTATTATTTGCGGCAACAAAAGCTGATCATGTAACGCCTGAACAACACGCGCCATTGGTTTCTTTGTTAAATCAGTTAATCCATCAAAGTAAGCATCATATTAGCTTTGAAGCGATTGAGATCAAAACCCTTGCTATCGCGTCAGTGAAAGCAACTAGCTCAGGTTTTATTCAACATCAAGGAAAGAAAGTTCCCGTTATTCAAGGTGTTACACAACAGAAATTTGAGCAGAATGATGACGCTGAAAGCAGCACGAATAAGCAAATAACCTTGTTTCCTGGTGCTGTACCTGAAAAACTACCCACGCAAAGCTACTGGCAAGCGCAAGCGTTCAATTTTATTAATTTTGCTCCTACGCAAGGTTTAAGCAAGCACGAGTGTTTGCCCCACGTTCGTATGGATCAAGTATTGCAATTTTTATTGGCAGATAAAATGATATGACAAAAGAGACTTCACCAGAGCAACAGCAACAAATTTTATTTTCTGAGCCGAGTTTAATTGATGAGTCAAAACTAGATGAGCCTTCACTTAAGCAAAGTCAGCAGCAATTATTTGATAACGAAGCCTATTTACCTGATAGCATTGAGGAAATAGAAACGTCTGAGTTGCAAAATGAATTATTGCAGCATGATATTGAAGATGTTGAGCAATCAAGTATGCCGTGGATTTGGCGTATTATTTTTGTGTTGCTTATGTCTATTGTTACCATTGAAGCAGTAGACTTCTTTATTGAAGGCTTTACTACATCTCCCTTTCTAACCAGTTTGTATGGCGCAATTTTGGCGGCTCTTGTTGTCGTCAGTGGTACTGCGTTATTTAAAGAGCTGGTGGGTCTAAAGCAATTTAAAGCCAGACAGCAGCAAAAGCAACAAGCACTGGCTTTATCTCAGGCGCAATCTGAAGGAAATGTAGAGGACTTATGTAATGCCATAAGTAGTACCTTGCCTTGTGATATTGTTTTTAGTCAAGAGCAGGCCTGGCAGCAAGCGCTATCTGATGCGCACTCACAGCAAGAGTTACTGCAACTCTACTCCCGCTTAGTTTTAGAGAAGGTTGATGATAAAGCGATAGCTGAAGTGGCGAAGTTCTCATCGGAAGCTGTTGTATTAGTTGCCTTAAGCCCTGTTGCTATTATTGATATGTTGATTATTTTATCTAGAAATTTACGGATGATTAATAAAATAGCAGGCTTGTACGGATTAAAATTAGGTTACTGGAGCCGTATTAAATTAATAAAGCAAGTGTTTGTTAATATGGCTTATGCAGGCGCTAGTGAAATTGTTGCAGATTTAGGGAGTGATGTGCTTGGCGCTGAGTTATTAGGCAAGTTATCAACCAAGCTGGCACAAGGTTTAGGGGCAGGTATGTTAACGGCCAGACTCGGCATAAAAACAATGCAGCTTTGTAGGCCATTAGCATTTGACGATAAGCCTAAGCTGAGCCATGTACGTTCACAAGTTGTCGAGCAAATCAAAGGGCTAATCAAGCCAGCTAAATAAAACTAATGGTGAATGCTAACGAATAAACGCAGTTATTATCTGGCTAGTATGAAATGCTAAGTGACTGTCACAGTTATATTTAGTTTCAGCATTATCAACAATGTAAATCACACTGTAAGTTTAGGTGTACAAGAATAGGGTTTGTCTGTTTTTTGACCGTTTGTTTGTGCTTTTAATTCTAGCTTTGCCTGCCTTAAGATTAGGGAAAGCGAAACTTAAAAAAATTATTACAACAAGGTTAAGCCAATGACAAAGAAAACAGCTTATGTTTCTAAACTCCCTGATGAAACAGGCAATATTATATGGACAGATGAAGAAAATGCTATCTGGAGTGAGCTAATTACTCGACAACTTGCCTGCATTGAAGGTAAAGCATGTGATGAGTATATGCACGGTTTGCACAAGTTAAATTTACCTAAAGATCGAGTGCCGCAACTTGGTGAGGTAAATGAAGTGCTACAAGCTGAAACAGGTTGGCAATGTTATCCTGTTCCTGCATTGATTGGCTTTGGCGAATTTTTTAAGTTGCTTTCAGAGAAGAAGTTTCCTGTTGCAACCTTCATTAGAACGCGTGAAGAGTTAGATTACCTACAAGAGCCGGATATTTTCCATGAAATATTTGGTCACTGCCCGCTATTAACAAACCCCTCATTTGCAAATTACACTCAGGCTTATGGAAAAATGGGCTTACAAGCAAGTCATGAGCAGCGCGTGTTTTTAGCAAGGCTTTACTGGTTTACCATAGAGTTTGGTTTACTCGATACGCCACAAGGTATAAAGCTTTACGGTGGTGGCATCTTATCTTCTCCGGGCGAAACTGATTATGCTCTGAATAATGAGCAGGTAGAGCGCCAACCGTTCAATATTTTAGATGTGCTGAGAACGCCTTATCGAATTGATATTATGCAACCTATATATTATATGATTCCTGAGCTTGCCTATTTGGATGAGATACGACAGTTTGAAGTAGAAGAGATCATGGAACTGGTTGCCAAAGCACAAATGTTGGGGTTATATCCGGCAAAATATCCAGCGAAAGAAGCAAGTTAAGTTCGCAATGAACCTAATAGAATGATTAAGAACAATTAAAATTAAAGGAAATGCACAATGACACAAACATCTTCTGAAAAATTATCAATGCAAGTATGTGAGGCTTGCCAAGCGGATGCTCCTAAAGTAAGTGATGAGGAATTAAAAGAGTTACTGGCACAAATTCCAGATTGGATTCCGCAAGTGCGTGATAATGTTATGATGCTTGAGCGTGAGTATAAATTTAAAAACTTCAAACTTGCTTGGGCCTTCTCTAATAAAGTGGCTGAATTGGCTGAAGAAGAATTTCACCACCCGTCAATTTTGTTGGAATGGGGTAAAGTGACCATTACTTGGTGGACGCACGCTATCGGTGGTTTACACAAGAATGACTTTATCTGCGCAGCCAAAACGGATCAGTTATTAGATTAACGAACTTTACGTTAAGGTAAAGTAAACTATTTGAAAGTTGTAAAACATAGTTTACAATGGCCCTTTGTATTCACTATTGCCAGATTATTTGTGATTAGTTTGGCAACTAGCAAAGAAGGGCCTTATAATGCGTTTGGAAATCACTTGTCATGATCGTGTTGGAATCGGACAGAAAGTTTTAGAAGTTTTCGTTAAGCACGGTATTAATGTTCGAGGAATTGAGCTTAAAGAAACTGGCCGAATCTTTATTAATATTCCCGATCGTGAATTTTCAGAGCTACAAAGTTTTATGCCTCAACTTCGCCTTATTGAAGGTGTTGGTGATGTTAAAACTGCCCCTTATATGCCATCTGAGCGAGAGAAAAATGAGCTCGCGACCCTAATCAAAACATTTCCTGACCCTTTTATCTCTATTGATGCTAAGGGGAATATCAGAATTGCCAATACGGTAGCATCACACCTTATGGGTAGTGATCAAGAGTCTTTAGTAGGCCAGCATATTAGTTTATGGCTTAAAGGCTTTAATTTTAATCGTTGGTTAGACAGTAATGATGCTTTGGCACAAACGCGTCGCCTTAAGTTTCAAGGTGAAGATTATGTTGCGGATATTATGCCAATTAATGTCACCGATGAAGGCAATAACCAAGTACTGGCAGGCGCTGTACTAATACTCAAGTCAGAAGCGCGCCTTGGTCAGCAAATGAATGCATTTAAGCAGCCGAATGAAAGTACTTTTTTAGGTATTCAGGCGACATCAAGTGCGATGCGTAAAGTGATCAGAGAAGCTAAGCGCATGTCGCAACTTGACTCTTCTATTTTGATTATGGGCGAAACCGGTACAGGTAAAGAGTTGTTAGCCCGAGCTTGTCATGGCGCAAGTGAAAGAGCTGAACACCCTTTTATGACCTTAAACTGTGCGGCATTACCAGATGATGTCGCTGAGTCTGAGCTATTTGGTAAAGGTGAAAAAGATCAACAAGATAGTAAACGCGGAATTTTTGAATTGGCTGATGGCGGCACTATATTTCTTGATGAAATAGGGGAAATGTCGGCAAAGCTGCAAAGCAAGCTGTTACGTGTTATTCAAAATGGTAGCTTTAGACGTGTAGATTCAGAGCAAGAAATGACGGTAAATGTGCGTATTATTAGCTCAACTAACAAAGACTTGCTCAATTTGGTTTCTATAGGGGAGTTTCGAGAAGATCTTTATTATAGATTAAATGTCTTTGGTTTAACTTTACCAGCCTTAAGAGAGAGGCGTAGCGATATTTTGCCATTGGCTGAAACCTTTATTGCCCAATCAGCGCAAAAAATTGGCCGTGGTCACTTAACTATGTCTGATGATTGCCGTGATTTTGTTGAGCATTACCCATGGCCTGGCAATGTTAGGCAACTTGAGAATGTATTAACGCGTGCCGCTTCTTTATTGGAAGGAGATGAGATTGAAACAAGCCACTTGCAGTTGCCTGCTTATACAAGAGAGCACGGCTATTTAGAGCAAGAATTTGAAGGTACGCTTGATGCCGCAGTGAAAAATTTTGAAGCTGATCTGCTAAGAAAATTATATCCTGCTTACCCTAGCACTCGTCAATTAGCGAAAAAGTTAGGTTTAAGTCATACTGCGATCGCTAATAAACTTCGTGAATATGATATCAATAAAAAAACGGTAAAAATCTAGCTTCTAGCACCTGTAATTTTTACCGTAAAGAATTTATTCCGCATTAATTTATTTTTGCGCGGACAATTTCTTGGTAGTTATCAAAAAAATTCGTACTATGCTTTTCATTAATAGAGCTGGCTTTTGTGATATTTGTATTCATAAAGGCCAGCGTTATATTTTACGTAGAAGGTTATTCGATGAAATTAGCAACATTAAAAAATGATACCCGAGATGGTCAATTAGTCGTAGTAAGCCGTGCTTTAGATACTGCGGTTGTAGTCGCTGATATAGCACCAACATTGCAAGCAGCAATAGATAATTGGCAGGTAGTTGCACCGAAACTGGCAGAAGTATATCAAGCACTAAATAATGGCAAGGTTGCTAATAGCATTGCCTTTGAGCAGGCTGATTGTGAATCTCCATTGCCAAGAGCATATCAGTGGGCAGATGGTAGCGCTTATGTTAATCACGTTGAGCTAGTGCGCAAAGCGAGAAATGCTGAAATGCCAGAAACTTTCTGGACAGATCCATTAATGTACCAAGGTGGTTCAGATGCCTTTATTGGCCCTCGTGATGAAATCAAAGTTGCATCAGAAGACTTTGGTATTGATTTTGAGTCAGAAGTTGCCGTGATCACTGATGATGTACCTATGGGAGCATCACCTGAAGAAGCAGCTGAGCACATTAAGTTACTTATGCTAGTTAATGATGTTTCCTTGAGAAACTTGATTCCTGGTGAGTTAGCAAAAGGTTTTGGCTTTTTTGCTTCTAAACCATCAAGCGCCTTTTCTCCTGTTGCGGTTACACCTGATGAGCTAGGAGAGGCTTGGGACGGTAAAAAGCTGCATCTGCCATTGACGACTCACCTTAATGGCGAATTGTTTGGTCAGCCAAACTGTGGTGTAGATATGACCTTTGATTTTCCTACTATAGTAGCTCATGCAGCTAAAACAAGGCCCTTATCGGCTGGTTGTATTGTTGGCTCAGGTACTATTTCTAATTATGATCGTTCAGCAGGCTCGAGCTGTTTGGCTGAAAAGCGTATGTTAGAAATTATTGCTGATGGTAAGCCAAGCACACCATTTATGTGTTTTGGTGATAGCGTAAGTATTGAAATGTTCAATGAAGATGGCGCAAGTATTTTTGGTAAGATTGATCAGCAAGTTGTTCAGTATAAGTAAGTATAGGGTGGCAGGTCGTCTGTTGGCAGAGCCAATAGACGCAAGCTGCATTAAGGAATGATATGAAGCTATATGGTTATTGGCGCTCAACGGCCGCCTATCGTGTAAGAATTGCCTTGCACTTAAAAGGTATTGAGTTTGAATCTGTTCCCGTTCATCTAGTTAAAAATGGTGGCGAGCAGCATTTAAAACAATTTAGTACGCTTAATCCTAACCAACTCGTTCCTTGTTTGCTTGATGGTGAGTTTACTTTAAATCAATCGTTAGCAATTATTGACTATTTAGAGGATGTCTCGCCGCAAGTTGCTCTTTACCCTGAGGATAAGCAGTTAAAGGCACAAGTGAAAGCCTTGGCCTTAGATATTGCTTGTGAAATTCACCCTTTAAATAACTTACGTGTACAGCAGTATTTAACAGCTGATTTAGGGTTATCTGATGAGAAAA is a window from the Litorilituus sediminis genome containing:
- a CDS encoding YcjX family protein, which gives rise to MLSRSIDQHINLAVTGLSRSGKTAFITSLVNQLINEGNKSKLSFFDPVHQGNFIAAKRVPQKNYQVARFDYEGGITALTAKQPHWPEPTHGISELRLAIRYQPKSSLLRYATDMATLTVDITDYPGEWLLDLPMLKQTFEQWSDVTLALLKQAPRNSYAQEFLNKIADIDPFAPANEEQIAQLSAEYTQLLHQFRHELGLSVIQPGRFILPGELAGAPILEFFPYAGFDDIDLNRYQNADDTSFIGMLRARFIEYKESVVRKFYQKHFSRFDRQIVLADCLNPLNKGEESFADLELAISMILESYRYGQSGIFSRVFSPRIDKLLFAATKADHVTPEQHAPLVSLLNQLIHQSKHHISFEAIEIKTLAIASVKATSSGFIQHQGKKVPVIQGVTQQKFEQNDDAESSTNKQITLFPGAVPEKLPTQSYWQAQAFNFINFAPTQGLSKHECLPHVRMDQVLQFLLADKMI
- a CDS encoding YcjF family protein, which encodes MTKETSPEQQQQILFSEPSLIDESKLDEPSLKQSQQQLFDNEAYLPDSIEEIETSELQNELLQHDIEDVEQSSMPWIWRIIFVLLMSIVTIEAVDFFIEGFTTSPFLTSLYGAILAALVVVSGTALFKELVGLKQFKARQQQKQQALALSQAQSEGNVEDLCNAISSTLPCDIVFSQEQAWQQALSDAHSQQELLQLYSRLVLEKVDDKAIAEVAKFSSEAVVLVALSPVAIIDMLIILSRNLRMINKIAGLYGLKLGYWSRIKLIKQVFVNMAYAGASEIVADLGSDVLGAELLGKLSTKLAQGLGAGMLTARLGIKTMQLCRPLAFDDKPKLSHVRSQVVEQIKGLIKPAK
- a CDS encoding 4a-hydroxytetrahydrobiopterin dehydratase, which codes for MTQTSSEKLSMQVCEACQADAPKVSDEELKELLAQIPDWIPQVRDNVMMLEREYKFKNFKLAWAFSNKVAELAEEEFHHPSILLEWGKVTITWWTHAIGGLHKNDFICAAKTDQLLD
- the tyrR gene encoding transcriptional regulator TyrR produces the protein MRLEITCHDRVGIGQKVLEVFVKHGINVRGIELKETGRIFINIPDREFSELQSFMPQLRLIEGVGDVKTAPYMPSEREKNELATLIKTFPDPFISIDAKGNIRIANTVASHLMGSDQESLVGQHISLWLKGFNFNRWLDSNDALAQTRRLKFQGEDYVADIMPINVTDEGNNQVLAGAVLILKSEARLGQQMNAFKQPNESTFLGIQATSSAMRKVIREAKRMSQLDSSILIMGETGTGKELLARACHGASERAEHPFMTLNCAALPDDVAESELFGKGEKDQQDSKRGIFELADGGTIFLDEIGEMSAKLQSKLLRVIQNGSFRRVDSEQEMTVNVRIISSTNKDLLNLVSIGEFREDLYYRLNVFGLTLPALRERRSDILPLAETFIAQSAQKIGRGHLTMSDDCRDFVEHYPWPGNVRQLENVLTRAASLLEGDEIETSHLQLPAYTREHGYLEQEFEGTLDAAVKNFEADLLRKLYPAYPSTRQLAKKLGLSHTAIANKLREYDINKKTVKI
- a CDS encoding fumarylacetoacetate hydrolase family protein, with translation MKLATLKNDTRDGQLVVVSRALDTAVVVADIAPTLQAAIDNWQVVAPKLAEVYQALNNGKVANSIAFEQADCESPLPRAYQWADGSAYVNHVELVRKARNAEMPETFWTDPLMYQGGSDAFIGPRDEIKVASEDFGIDFESEVAVITDDVPMGASPEEAAEHIKLLMLVNDVSLRNLIPGELAKGFGFFASKPSSAFSPVAVTPDELGEAWDGKKLHLPLTTHLNGELFGQPNCGVDMTFDFPTIVAHAAKTRPLSAGCIVGSGTISNYDRSAGSSCLAEKRMLEIIADGKPSTPFMCFGDSVSIEMFNEDGASIFGKIDQQVVQYK
- the maiA gene encoding maleylacetoacetate isomerase, with the protein product MKLYGYWRSTAAYRVRIALHLKGIEFESVPVHLVKNGGEQHLKQFSTLNPNQLVPCLLDGEFTLNQSLAIIDYLEDVSPQVALYPEDKQLKAQVKALALDIACEIHPLNNLRVQQYLTADLGLSDEKKHDWVNYWMTKGFSAIEQQLQKNSGLYCFGDKVTVADICLVAQVYNAVRFNVDMSEYTLINAIVQRCNELPAFDKAKPENQADAVV